One window from the genome of Deltaproteobacteria bacterium encodes:
- the mltG gene encoding endolytic transglycosylase MltG: MVSELSRRSFRIALAIVVASVVAAIAAGGVAVKLALDYPDRPHAGQGRTIEVQIDRGMSFPAVAERLARAGVIDRPRWFRLYAMHRGATTRVRHGRYPLRDDMTPREVLDALLAGVEDVTVPVTIPEGLHILEVFAILDRAGVARAADLEAVCRDPEFLADRGIAGDTCEGYLFPDTYRFRAPTPARAVLDRLIERHRAVWQQARRKHAASVERLERKLGWTDRELLILASIVEKEAAVDSERERIAQVFINRLTSPSFRPKRLETDPTIRYGCTVPLEKSAACRAWDPTQRLRRRQLDDVDNPYNTYRHEGLPPGPIANPGRRSIEAAMNPDGSRFFYFVARNDGTHVFSKTLAEHTRWVNRYQK, from the coding sequence ATGGTTTCCGAGTTGTCTCGCCGATCGTTTCGCATCGCGCTCGCCATCGTCGTCGCGTCCGTGGTCGCGGCCATCGCGGCGGGGGGCGTCGCCGTCAAGCTGGCGCTGGACTACCCGGACCGGCCGCACGCCGGACAGGGCCGCACCATCGAAGTGCAAATCGACCGCGGAATGAGCTTTCCGGCGGTGGCCGAGCGCCTCGCGCGCGCCGGCGTGATCGACCGGCCGAGGTGGTTTCGCCTGTACGCGATGCACCGCGGCGCGACGACTCGCGTGCGGCACGGCCGCTACCCGCTTCGCGACGACATGACCCCGCGCGAGGTGCTCGACGCGCTGTTGGCCGGCGTCGAGGACGTCACCGTGCCGGTGACGATCCCGGAAGGGCTCCACATTCTCGAGGTGTTCGCGATCCTCGACCGCGCGGGGGTCGCGCGCGCCGCCGACCTCGAGGCGGTGTGCCGCGACCCGGAGTTCCTGGCGGACCGCGGGATCGCCGGCGACACCTGCGAAGGCTATCTGTTTCCCGACACGTACCGGTTCCGCGCGCCCACGCCGGCGCGGGCCGTGCTCGATCGCCTGATCGAACGGCACCGCGCGGTGTGGCAGCAGGCGCGCCGCAAGCATGCCGCGAGCGTCGAGCGCCTCGAACGCAAGCTCGGCTGGACCGACCGCGAACTGCTGATCCTCGCGTCGATCGTCGAAAAGGAGGCGGCGGTCGACAGCGAGCGCGAGCGCATCGCGCAGGTGTTCATCAACCGCCTCACGTCGCCGTCGTTTCGGCCGAAGCGGCTCGAGACGGACCCCACGATCCGCTACGGCTGCACGGTTCCGCTTGAGAAGTCCGCCGCCTGTCGCGCGTGGGATCCGACGCAGCGGTTGCGCCGTCGCCAACTAGACGACGTCGACAACCCGTACAACACGTACCGCCACGAGGGCCTGCCGCCCGGGCCGATCGCCAATCCCGGGCGGCGGTCGATCGAGGCCGCGATGAACCCGGACGGCAGCCGGTTTTTCTACTTCGTCGCGCGCAACGACGGCACGCACGTGTTCTCGAAGACGTTGGCCGAGCACACGCGCTGGGTGAACCGGTACCAGAAGTGA